In Mesorhizobium sp. INR15, the genomic window ATGGCGGTGGTCATGGCATTGCGTAGCGGCGGTAACCCCGCCGATCCCATTGGGCCGGCATGGGTGGAAGAGATGGGCCGCGATGTCACCGCGCTCGGCAGTTTCGCCTTTCTTGGCTTCGTATTCGTAGCCACGGTCGGGTACCTTTTGCTGATGCGCCAGCGCGCGTTAGCTCTGCTTATGAGTGTCGCCGTACTCGGTGGCGTCATCATTAGCACCGCACTCAAGATGGGCTTCGACCGGCCACGCCCCGACATTCCCCACGCCGCGCGCGTCTTCACAGCCAGTTTCCCAAGCGGGCATGCGACGCTGTCAACCATTACCTTCCTGACGCTTGGGGCGCTGCTAACCCGCGTCAATACGCAACCGCGCATCAAAACCTATTTTGTCGCACTGACGGTGTTTCTAACTGTCATGGTTGGTCTCAGCCGCATCTATCTCGGGGTGCACTATCCGACCGATGTGCTGGCCGGCTGGTGTGTCGGCGCGGCGTGGGCGATTCTGTGCTGGGTTGGCGCGCTGTGGCTTCAAGGGCTTGGCAATATTGAGCAGCCTCATGTACCGCCGCCTTCATCAGCAGACCACAAACCACGAAAGGTATAGCAATGATTTCATGGGCAACGGCGGCGCCGGCCGTCACAGCGGCTTTCCTAGCTTCGCTGGTCGAAGTGGTCGAGGCGTTCACCATCGTGCTGGCGGTGGGCACCGTGCGTGGCTGGCGCCCGGCGTTGACGGGAACCGGGGCAGGGCTGGCCCTGCTGGTGCTACTGGTACTCGCGCTCGGCCCACTGCTCAACCAGGTGCCGCTGCACGCGTTGCAGCTGGTCATCGGCGTGCTGCTGCTTCTGTTCGGCCTGCGCTGGCTGCGCAAGGCGATCCTGCGCTCGGCCGGCGTGCTGGCGCTGCATGATGAAGCCAAGGCCTTCGCGGCCGAGGAAAAGAGTTTGCAGGAGGCCGCGCACCGTCAAGACGCACACCTCGACTGGATCGCGGGCATCACCGCGTTCAAAGCCGTGGTGCTGGAAGGGCTCGAAGTGGTGTTCATCGTCATTGCGGTCGGTGCGGGCAGGGGGCTGCTAGTGCCGGCGGCGTTCGGCGCGATCGCCGCCTGCGTGCTGGTGCTGCTGATCGGGGTGCTGGTGCACAAGCCTCTGGCGCGGGTCCCTGAAAACACCCTCAAGTTCGGTGTAGGCATCATGCTGTCGGCGTTCGGGGTATTCTGGACCGGCGAGGGGCTGGGGGTGGACTGGCCCGGCCGCGATCTGGCGATACTGGCCTTCGTGGCGATCTTCCTTGTGGTTGGCCTGGTGACGGTGAAACTGGCGAGGCGCCCAGCTATGGAGACAAGAGCATGAATGTGGTGACGCTGATCCTGCGCGAGTTGGTGGGCATGTTTATCGATGACGAGTCCTTGGCCATTGCTGTTCTGGGAGTGGTGGCGGTAGCTGCCACGCTGTCAAGCTGGCTGGCAGTTCCGGGGCCGATCGTCGGCGCTGTGCTCCTTGTCGGCTGCGTGGTCGTGGTGATGGCCAGCGCTCTCAAAGCCAGCCGAAAGAGCCGCTAGAGCAGGATCCGCTCCACCTCGTCGAGGTTCACGTCGTCATTCCGGCGGTCATAGAGTTGGGTGGTCCGCGTCGAGGAGTGATTGGCCATCTGTGCGGCACGCTCCAGCGTGCCGCCATTCTTCAGGTAGGCGGTGATGCCGGTGGCCCGGAAGGTGTGATTGCCAATTTTGGCAAGAATGCCGGCCGCCGCCGCGCGACGCACCACCATGTGGTAGGCGTTGTTGCGGGGCAGGGCGGTCCGGGTCAGACGGCCGGTGCCTCGACCAATGGTCGGGAACAGCGGCGCTGTTAGGTCCGCGCTCACGCCGGAGCGCTCGAGGTAAGCGTGCAACGCGGCTTCGAGGTTGTGGTGGCAGGGCATTTCATGCCGCTTGCCACCTTTTTCGTGTTGCCTCACCCATAGGCGCTTGTTCTGGTAGAACACGTCGCCGACCTTCATGCCGACGGCCGCGCCGACACGGGCGAAGCTTTGACCATCAAGCTTATCAGCGCCCGATCGCGCAGCCCTATGGGTGTGTCATCCTCAATGCTGTCGATCAGCTGGCGGGCTTCAGCCGGCTCGAGCACCGGCGTTTTGCCTCGCTTGGCGCTAAATTTCGGGCCGCGCACCGCTGCCGCAGGGTTGAGTCGCACGATTTGCTGGATGACCAGCCAGTCGAACAGCGCTCGGATGGCCGCCAGGTGCTGTTTGACGGTTGGCGCCGAGTGACCATCGCCCAGCTCTTGCACGTAAACGCCGACGTGAAGCGGCTGCACGTCATCAAGAGTGGTTAGGCCGGCAGCTTTGCACCAGGCAATGACGTTGCCGATCGTCGTCCATAGGATTTCCGGGTGTTCACGTTGCTGTGGTGGTTCAGGAAGAATTCCAGCACGCGGGTCTGCGCCAGCGGACCGCTGTCGCGGATCAGGTCCGGGAGGTCGTTCGCTTTGAATGTCACCAGCTGCGTCATGGTGCGAGCATACGGCCATTCTATATAACATAAAGGACATTATGTTATATAAGATTGGCCTCTCGACGAGTGGCTTGTCGATTTCAGCAATCCTCTGCCAAATGAGCAGAGAACGATTGCCACACCAGTCGCGATGGTGGCGATGGCATCTTGTGGACTGGCGTCACAACTCAGTGACGCAGCAATCGTAGATGGCCGCCAGCTCGTCTGCCTTGGCACTTGCAAGCATGAACGCATCAAGCGGGAAGGCGTGGTCTTCAGCCTCGTCTATTTCGTCGCCGGTTGTCGCCATGACCCAAACCGACCAGAAATGCTCGGTCAGGGGTTCTTCGGTCGCGTCGATAAGGCCCTGTGAGCCGTCTGGATAATGGCCCGTGCGGGCGATAAAGACTTCGTAGCTGATGTTCGTGGTCATGCGGATTCCTCCCGATGTTGCCCTGGCGCGACCATCGCGCCCGGTTCGGCCACAGATGGGAGCCGCAAACCGCCGCCGGAACGGGCGGGCCAGGGGTCAACGGCAACCCGGGAGTGCAGCGAATTGAGCGGCAGCCGATTGACCACGGCAGGTTTTGGCTCATGCCGGCTGAAAACCGGGGTGAGGGACTTCCAACGGAGGAACATGACCGCCAGCTCGGCACATCGCTCTTGGCTTCGCGGATAGGGGCCAAGCCACCTCAGCCTTTCTAGGGCTTCGCAAGCGACCGGCGGCCGCCATGTGGCAATGATATTCTGGCCAAACAACGGTAGTGGCGATGATTACTGGTTGTTTTTTGTGGCCATCAATTCATTGCAACTCGCTGATTTCGTGCCGCTGCTTGGCAGCGAAATACCGAAACGACACGGCATGACGCAGGTTGTTGAGGCGATCTTAACCCCGGATGAGCTATGGAACCATCGCAAACCTACACGCATTCAGCGAGACAGGCGCGCCTTTGATCTCTCGTCGGCTCGGCAAATCTTGTCGCGCTGGAAGCACCAAGGTCGCCTTTCTTCTGGAGAGGGTAAATGAGTAGCGAGAGCGGCAGTAAAGCGCCTGCCAACGCCGAGTCGAGCGTAGTCGACGTGGCGATTGTCGGCGCTGGATTGGCCGGCACGACAATGGCAATTGTATTGGGAAAAGCCGGGCGCAAGGTGGCGCTGATCGATCCGCACCGCGTCCATCACGACGAGTTCAGGGCCGAGAAAACTCGCTCGGAGCAGATGCAACTGTTCGAGAAGATCGGCCTCGGTCGTGTCGTTGGGGGCCTCGTCACCCCGACGCCCGAAATTCTTGTCTTCCGCTTGGGCCAGTTCTTCCAACGCAAGCTGGATTCGGAGTTCGCTTTCTCCTATGGCCCGCTGGTAAACGGCCTGCGCGAGGCCCTGCCGACCGAAGTGCCGCTGACGGTGGGCAAAGTCGCCGAGGTCTCGACTGGACCGGACCGGCAGCGCCTGGTGCTGGTCGACGGCGCCGTCATCAATGCTAGACTCTTGGTAGTGGCCACCGGCTCCGGCGAGGCAATCCGCCGTGCAATCGGCGTGGAGCGCGTCGAGGAATCGAAGGCGCATTCCCTGGCGATCGGATTCGACCTTGCGATCTCGCCGCAGGAATTTGGCTCTCAGTGCCTCACCGCCTACCCTAGGAATATCGTGCACCGCATTCCCTTTCTTACCATCTTCCGGATCGGTAACCGGATGCGGGCCAACATGTTTTCCTACCGGACCGTTGCCGACCCGTGGACGCAAGCGTTTCGTGCGAACCCGCAACAGATGCTTCTGCAAATGATGCCGGAGATCGCCGCGCAATGCGGCAACTTCGCCGTCGCTAGCCCGGTCGAGCTCAGGCCGGTCAGCCTGACGACCACCAGAAACCACCGCCGCAGCGGCGTGGTCTTTATCGGCGACGCGTTCTCCACGACATGCCCCGCGCAAGGCGACGGTATCCGCCGGGTGCTTACTGATGTCGATCGCCTGTGCTCGACCTACATCCCCGCCTGGCTGGAGACGCCTGGCATGGGCATAGAGAAGATCTGTGCTTTCTACGACGACCCGATCAAGATTGCCGCCGACGCTAGCGCCATGCGCTCCAGCCTCTATGCCAGGGCAATCACCACCGAGGCCGGATTGGAGTGGCGAATCCGCCGGCTGCGCAACAACACCGCTCGCCAGCTCATGATCGTCGCCCGCAAAATGCGTCATCTGGGACAGCGGCGGACAACGGCTATCCGTGAGGCAACCTGAAGTCATGCGGCCAAGCGTTCGCGGCTGTTCGCGAATGCCCGAATTCAAGTGAATGCAATCGCCAACGCAGTATTAGGAGCGACAGGCACTCCGGCTTTTCGAGATTGATTCCGATCCATCACAGAGCGCATAGCTAGCAGACTGATGCCGTAATGCGCGAAAACGGAGCTGTCGTTCCATCAAATATGCTATGCTTCCTGTCAAGGGGTATGTATTAGCGCCATATGCAGTCCAGTCGTTTGCTCGAAGTGTTTCTGGCCTTTCTTCGTCAGGGTTTGACAGCGTTCGGTGGTCCCGTTGCCCATTTGGGATATTTTCGCGCCGATTTCGTTGAACGGCGAAAATGGCTGACCGAAGCGACTTATGCGGACCTGGTCGCGATGTGCCAGTTTTTGCCCGGTCCCGCCTCCAGTCAGGTCGGGATGGCCATCGGTTTGCTGCGGGCAGGCTATGCGGGATTGCTCGCCGCATGGATCGGCTTCACGCTCCCGTCGGCCATCGCCATGACGCTGTTTGCCTACGGCGTCAGCCAATGGGGCGATATTGCCGGATCAGGCTCGCTCCATGGCCTCAAGGTCGCGGCTGTCGCCGTGGTCGCGCTCGCGGTCCTCGGCATGGCGCGGTCGCTGGCACCAGACCGCATGCGGGCATCTGTGGCGGTCGCCGGCGCCGTGCTTGTCACCGCCTTACCCGGAGCGTGGGGCCAGGTCTCCGCAATCATGATGGGAGGGCTGTTCGGTCTCATTTTTCTGCACCGCGAAGTCAGAAACGACATCGAGGATATGCCTGCATTCGGTTCCCGCTCTGTGGCCATTGGCGCCCTTGCCCTGTTCTTCGCGCTGCTCATCGGCCTGCCCTTCCTCGCGGCGGCCACGCACAACCAGGCCGTCCAGCTGGTGGCCGCATTCTTCAGGGCCGGGTCGCTGGTTTTTGGCGGCGGCCATGTCGTGCTGCCGCTGCTGCAAGCCGATGTCGTCGGCACCGGCTTGATGACCAATGATACCTTCCTGGCAGGTTACGGTGCGGCTCAAGCGGTGCCTGGGCCGCTGTTCACCTTCGCGGCCTATCTCGGCGCGATGGTCGGGGCGAATGGCAACGGATGGCTGGGGGCGGCCCTTTGCACCGTGGCGATATTTCTACCGTCGATGCTGCTCATCGTCGGCACCGTGCCGTTCTGGGATGCCTTGCGTCGCAAACCCATCGCGCAGGCCGTTCTGGCTGGGGTCAATGCTGCGGTCGTCGGGCTTCTGCTGGCAGCTCTATATTACCCGGTGTGGACCTCGGGGATTATGAATGAACGTGATTTCGTCCTTGCCGCCGTGGCCTTCCTGCTTCTATTCCTGTGGCGGTTCCCGCCATGGCTCGTCGTCATCCTGTGCGCGATCGGAGGCGCGGTGCTGGCGTGAAAGAAGCTGTCTTTGAGGGTGCTACAGTGATCGGCGCCGGCGCGGCGGGCTTGGCTGTCGCACATGCGCTGGTAAAGGCCGGGGTGGCGGTCCAGATCATCGAGAAGGAGGATGTCCTCGGTGAACCTTGGCGCAGGCGCCACAAGCACCTGCACCTGAATTCACACCGCGACCTGTCAACGCTTCCCGGCGTTGCCTATCCGGAGGGAACACCGGCCTTTCCCTCGAAACATGCGGTCATCCGTCATCTGAAGGAATTCACCGACACCCACAGGCTGCCGGTGGAGGCTGGTGTGGCCGTTGATGAGATCATGTTCAACGGCGATCATTGGGCCGTGCAGACCAACACCGGCTTCCGCCTGACCCGTCACGTCGTCGTCGCCACCGGGCGCGATCGACAGCCATACATTCCGGAGTGGAAAGGGACGATGGAATTCACCGGCCGGATCATCCATTCGGCGGATTTTGGAGATGCGAAGGACTACGTGGGGAAAAAGGTGCTTGTCGTCGGCGCCGGCAACTCGGGTTTCGATGCGCTCAACCACCTGGCGGGTGTCAATGCCACAAGAATCTGGTTGTCTGCGCGCACTGCCCCCGCGATCTTGCCCAAACGAATTGGGAAAATTGCAGTGCACAGGCTTTCGCCGATCATCGCCAGATTGCCATTGTGGCTCGCGGATGCGGTGATAACGGGCCTTCAGCGTATCGCCTTCGGCGACCTGCGAAGGCTCGGTATGGCGGTACCCTCCTCCGGCGGGGTGAGCCGCCTGGCCTCCGAAAACATCGCAATCGCGACTGATGATGGCGCCGTGCACGCCATCAAGAACGGGAAAATCATTGTGCTGCCGACGGTTCGTGAGTTTACCCGCGACAGCGTGATCCTGGCGGACGGGTCGTCAGTCTATCCGGATGTTGTGATCGCCGCGACCGGCTACAGGCCGGGGCTTGAGCACTTGGTCGGCAAACTTGGCGTCCTCGATGGTAGAGGCGTTCCGCTGTTCAATAGCGGCATGACTGATCCGAAATTGCCCGGCCTCTGGTTTACGGGAATGCGGCCCAACATTCGCGGCTGCTTTGCCAATGCACGGATTCAGGCGCACGCGATCGCCGCCAAAATCAGGAAGCTGGGACCACAGCCGCGAAGGTTAAACAGAACGACGAAATTCGTTGCGTTGAAAGGACTGTGTCGAGTTCCAGGGCGTTACATGAACTCGCTGGCGCGTCTCGACCAGTTCGAACCAATACCCGAGTTCTTGGGCGAGACTCGCTGCACCGTAGCGTGCAGTGGCAAGGCCGCCGCACCATTCCGGTCCGTCCATCGCAAAAGTGGCGATGATGACGTGGCCCCCGCCCTTCAAGGCTCGTCTTAACCGGGCCACGTAGGCGCACGGTCCGGCTTTTCGGTGAGGAAATGAAACGCAGCACGGTCGTGCCAGATGTCGTAGGTCTCCGCTGGCGTCCACCTCGTGGCGTCGGCAACGAGCCACCGGTCTGGTCGGCCCGTGCGCCAAGGCGGGCTCTGGCGCCCTTCAGGGCGGCCCGGGACAGATCAAGCACCGTGAATTTCTAAAGCCCCTTTCGGCCCCAATGCATTATTGGGACACAGATATACGGTAGGCGGGGTGGCGTCGTTATGAGGTGCCAATTCTGAGCGGCAGGAATCCGTCGCTGTCGACCACCAAGCTGTCTGACCAGACAGGCGTCACGACACGAAAGTGGTGAATCTGTCCGACATTTAAGAACATACGGTGATCAAGCGGCCAGCATGGACGTCTCGCGCCGAAGCGGCCTGAGGTCGAGACTGTCAGTCGGGGTCCAGATGTAATCGCCGGTCAGGCTGATATGCTGCCATCCGAGCGGCGTGATGTGCTTGATCACGTCGGCCGGCGTCGCAATGCCTTCGCGATTGAGCTCGGCGAAAGTCGGTTCGAGATAGAGCGTATTCCAATAGACGATGGCGTTGATGAGCAGGTTCAGCCCGGACGCCCTGTAGAACTGGCTCTCGAAGGTTCTGTCCCGCAGCTCTCCGAGACGATTGAAGAACAGCGCCCGGGCCAGAGTGTTCTGGGCCTCGCTCTTGTTGAGACCGGCGGTGGCGTTCCTGCGCATTTCAGGGTTCTGCCACCATTGCGGCAGGAAGATGGATCGATTGATGCGTCCGATGTCGCGCAGGGCGAGCGCCAGTCCGTTTTGGCGCGGGAATGCGGACAGTTTCGCCAGCAGGGTCGAGGGCCGCACCTGGCCGGAACGGATCGTGGTAACCAGACGCAGGATGTCATTCCAGTTCGCCTTGATCCGCTCAACGTTGATGGGCTCGCCAACGAGCGGGGCGAGGTTTTCGGGAGGCGTGTCGCCCGGGAATAGATAGAGCCGGCGATCCTTGAGACCGCGCAGCCGGGGCACGAGCTGGAACCCGACAAGATGACAAAGAGCGAAACTCATATCGCTGACCCCGCCGGTGTCGACATAATGGGTTTCGATGGCGAGATCGCTGCCATGATAGAGCAACCCATCGAGAACATAGATGGCCTCGCTCGCATTGGCGTTCATGGCGATGATGTGGAACGCGCCATACTGGTCGGAGGTGAAGCGATAAAATTTGGCGCCGGGGTTAGGGCCATAGCGGGCGTTGAGGTCGCCGATCGCCTCGGCGTGCCCTCCCGCCGGAAAATACTGCCCATCCGAGGATGAGGTGGTTCCGTCGCCCCACAATTTCGCGAGAGGCAATTGCCTCTGGGCATTGACAAGGATGGCATGCGCACCGGTGTAACCTTCCTCCCGGATATCCACCGGCGACCAGGACACGGCGCTGCAACTCGATGCCCTGCGCAAGGCGGGCTGCGAGAAGCTGTTCGAAGACAAGGCATCGGGTGTGAAAACTGATCGACCGGGGCTGACTGAGGCCGTGCGATACGCTCGAGACGGCGACATCCTTACGGTCTGGAAGCTTGATCGCCTCGGCCGATCGATGAAGCACCTCATCGAGATCGTCACTGAGCTGGAATCCAAAGGTGTAAGCTTCCGGTCTATCACCGAGAATATCGACACCACGACACCCGGCGGCCGCTTGGTCTTCCATCTGTTCGGGGCGCTGGCCCAGTTCGAACGCGATCTGATCCGGGAACGGACTCGCGCAGGCCTAAAGGCGGCGGAGGATCGTGGCCGGCGTGGCGGCCGCCAAGCAGTCGTAACGCCT contains:
- a CDS encoding recombinase family protein — translated: MSTGDQDTALQLDALRKAGCEKLFEDKASGVKTDRPGLTEAVRYARDGDILTVWKLDRLGRSMKHLIEIVTELESKGVSFRSITENIDTTTPGGRLVFHLFGALAQFERDLIRERTRAGLKAAEDRGRRGGRQAVVTPDKLAKARQHLVAGLNVREAAARVKIGKTALYEALKGKK
- the chrA gene encoding chromate efflux transporter → MQSSRLLEVFLAFLRQGLTAFGGPVAHLGYFRADFVERRKWLTEATYADLVAMCQFLPGPASSQVGMAIGLLRAGYAGLLAAWIGFTLPSAIAMTLFAYGVSQWGDIAGSGSLHGLKVAAVAVVALAVLGMARSLAPDRMRASVAVAGAVLVTALPGAWGQVSAIMMGGLFGLIFLHREVRNDIEDMPAFGSRSVAIGALALFFALLIGLPFLAAATHNQAVQLVAAFFRAGSLVFGGGHVVLPLLQADVVGTGLMTNDTFLAGYGAAQAVPGPLFTFAAYLGAMVGANGNGWLGAALCTVAIFLPSMLLIVGTVPFWDALRRKPIAQAVLAGVNAAVVGLLLAALYYPVWTSGIMNERDFVLAAVAFLLLFLWRFPPWLVVILCAIGGAVLA
- a CDS encoding COG4280 domain-containing protein, translated to MISWATAAPAVTAAFLASLVEVVEAFTIVLAVGTVRGWRPALTGTGAGLALLVLLVLALGPLLNQVPLHALQLVIGVLLLLFGLRWLRKAILRSAGVLALHDEAKAFAAEEKSLQEAAHRQDAHLDWIAGITAFKAVVLEGLEVVFIVIAVGAGRGLLVPAAFGAIAACVLVLLIGVLVHKPLARVPENTLKFGVGIMLSAFGVFWTGEGLGVDWPGRDLAILAFVAIFLVVGLVTVKLARRPAMETRA
- a CDS encoding FAD-dependent monooxygenase — its product is MSSESGSKAPANAESSVVDVAIVGAGLAGTTMAIVLGKAGRKVALIDPHRVHHDEFRAEKTRSEQMQLFEKIGLGRVVGGLVTPTPEILVFRLGQFFQRKLDSEFAFSYGPLVNGLREALPTEVPLTVGKVAEVSTGPDRQRLVLVDGAVINARLLVVATGSGEAIRRAIGVERVEESKAHSLAIGFDLAISPQEFGSQCLTAYPRNIVHRIPFLTIFRIGNRMRANMFSYRTVADPWTQAFRANPQQMLLQMMPEIAAQCGNFAVASPVELRPVSLTTTRNHRRSGVVFIGDAFSTTCPAQGDGIRRVLTDVDRLCSTYIPAWLETPGMGIEKICAFYDDPIKIAADASAMRSSLYARAITTEAGLEWRIRRLRNNTARQLMIVARKMRHLGQRRTTAIREAT
- a CDS encoding phosphatase PAP2 family protein; the protein is MTSLRESGLLPIVAVFLAGSLILGFGFLAEEVLEGDTTGFDMAVVMALRSGGNPADPIGPAWVEEMGRDVTALGSFAFLGFVFVATVGYLLLMRQRALALLMSVAVLGGVIISTALKMGFDRPRPDIPHAARVFTASFPSGHATLSTITFLTLGALLTRVNTQPRIKTYFVALTVFLTVMVGLSRIYLGVHYPTDVLAGWCVGAAWAILCWVGALWLQGLGNIEQPHVPPPSSADHKPRKV